A portion of the Sulfurospirillum diekertiae genome contains these proteins:
- a CDS encoding class 1 fructose-bisphosphatase translates to MQEIYEAIKRSAKRIREAIEFDDTGYSENINSTGDTQLKLDIKSDLIIEEEFAKVASIKEIVSEEKEGKTPLHVNGIYGVGYDPLDGSSLVDVNLSVGSIFGIYEGGYEGKHLKAAVYVVYGPRVELVIAQDDVKMYRLNKAGEFVFIKEIKLKEKGKLNAPGATQMGWEPKHKAMIDAIFADGYRLRYSGGMVPDLHQILLKGGGLFSYPATSDVPKGKLRMIFEVFPFAFVYEKAGGAAINGKRRILELAPSHPHDTTPCFFGSHAEIERVRKCYE, encoded by the coding sequence ATGCAAGAAATTTATGAAGCAATCAAACGCTCAGCAAAGCGTATCAGAGAGGCCATTGAGTTTGATGACACAGGATATTCTGAAAATATTAACTCTACCGGCGATACACAGCTTAAATTAGACATTAAAAGCGATCTTATCATCGAAGAAGAGTTTGCAAAAGTTGCCTCGATTAAAGAGATTGTCAGTGAAGAAAAAGAAGGCAAGACACCTTTACATGTAAACGGGATTTACGGTGTGGGATACGACCCATTGGATGGTTCTAGCCTTGTCGATGTTAACCTCAGTGTTGGCTCCATCTTTGGTATCTATGAAGGTGGCTATGAGGGAAAGCACCTTAAAGCGGCTGTTTACGTTGTCTATGGACCACGTGTTGAACTCGTCATTGCACAAGACGATGTTAAGATGTATCGTTTAAATAAAGCAGGTGAATTTGTTTTTATCAAAGAAATCAAGCTAAAAGAAAAAGGTAAACTCAATGCACCTGGTGCAACTCAAATGGGATGGGAACCTAAACACAAAGCAATGATTGATGCCATTTTTGCAGATGGCTACCGTTTACGTTACTCTGGTGGTATGGTGCCAGATTTGCATCAGATTCTTCTCAAAGGTGGCGGACTTTTCTCGTATCCTGCAACGAGCGATGTACCCAAAGGAAAGCTACGCATGATTTTTGAAGTCTTCCCTTTTGCGTTTGTCTATGAAAAAGCGGGCGGTGCGGCGATCAATGGTAAGCGTAGAATTTTAGAGCTTGCACCATCACATCCACATGACACCACACCTTGTTTCTTTGGCTCTCATGCGGAAATAGAACGTGTTCGGAAGTGTTATGAGTAG
- the mobB gene encoding molybdopterin-guanine dinucleotide biosynthesis protein B: protein MKSLAVAFTGPSDSGKTTLILKVANILKSEYTLAIIKNDPSDKAIFDVEGKDSWKFAQTGAEVVVTSPTRTTLFSKHHKSLDEIIAMLGEFDFLLVEGLKTLPLPRIAIFRNKLNVDYFDCSDAIAIDESVTLSDYTIPSHIAILDLNNPEQVVAWIQKKCQKG from the coding sequence ATGAAATCCTTAGCCGTTGCCTTTACAGGACCATCGGATAGCGGAAAAACAACGCTGATCCTCAAAGTCGCCAATATTCTAAAATCTGAATATACTCTGGCTATCATTAAAAATGACCCAAGTGATAAAGCTATTTTTGATGTTGAGGGTAAAGATAGTTGGAAATTTGCCCAAACAGGGGCAGAAGTCGTTGTCACCTCTCCCACACGTACCACACTTTTTTCCAAACATCACAAAAGTTTGGATGAAATCATCGCTATGCTAGGTGAATTTGACTTTTTACTCGTCGAAGGTCTTAAAACCCTTCCACTCCCTCGCATTGCAATTTTTCGCAATAAGCTTAATGTTGATTATTTTGACTGTTCCGATGCCATTGCCATTGATGAGAGTGTGACATTAAGCGATTACACGATCCCTTCTCATATTGCGATTTTAGATTTAAACAATCCCGAGCAAGTTGTTGCTTGGATACAAAAAAAATGCCAAAAAGGTTAA
- a CDS encoding lytic transglycosylase domain-containing protein, whose product MFYKLLIGLFLCLCVCVDLFAEEAVNFSFFADKPRSLAKDFYIYEYLQRDETTPKEAKALFGMVHTMNIRFFHLFAKKMDNLEYKKISKCIDLDINALMKEDDECLNIGINTAKITSLPKSQLKLIKPRLKRNKELVNLITLMESDDVYETALNSDGNTFLSLFNGSISSYKMAIFNQQIIPQAQIDMLSNSPRFNQFVYSTVQNDKLDNVQKSLLHVNPSLHVNAKSLFYLGLNALKYQEKEQAIHFFELSNERATRSEEKDKALFWQYLVTKDTHFLERIIHDSDINMYALYAYEKLDRPVQNIVSPVLEGTHPTFNISDPFAWPRVMNRVYKMSAEEVEALAQSFKYANTLPHYSYLMERVTHYTKSYYPIPYPEELSTYSIHRQALMLAIARQESRFIPSVVSTSYALGMMQFMPFVARDIAKKEKLEEFSISNMFDPRIAYLFGNIHLNFLEKSLYHPLFVAYAYNGGMGFTKKHLQGGAFSQGEYEPFWSMETMNNEESREYGKKVLANYVVYRHLLGDDVSISNLFENLLSPSLTDRFRN is encoded by the coding sequence ATGTTTTATAAATTACTGATTGGACTTTTCCTCTGCCTTTGCGTCTGTGTCGATCTTTTTGCTGAAGAAGCTGTGAATTTTAGTTTTTTTGCTGATAAACCACGAAGCCTTGCCAAAGATTTTTATATTTACGAATACCTCCAACGTGATGAGACAACTCCCAAAGAAGCCAAAGCGCTCTTTGGGATGGTACATACGATGAACATCCGTTTTTTCCACCTTTTCGCTAAAAAAATGGATAATCTTGAATACAAAAAGATCTCGAAGTGCATTGATCTTGACATCAATGCCTTGATGAAAGAAGATGATGAATGCCTTAACATTGGCATCAATACCGCCAAAATCACTTCGCTCCCCAAAAGCCAACTAAAACTCATCAAACCTCGCCTAAAACGCAATAAAGAGCTTGTTAATCTCATTACATTGATGGAAAGCGATGATGTTTATGAAACGGCACTTAACAGTGATGGAAACACATTTTTAAGCCTATTCAATGGGAGTATTTCATCCTATAAGATGGCTATTTTTAATCAACAGATCATTCCTCAAGCACAGATAGACATGCTTTCAAACTCTCCAAGATTTAACCAATTTGTGTATAGTACCGTCCAAAACGATAAACTTGATAATGTCCAAAAATCACTTTTACATGTAAATCCATCTTTACATGTAAACGCCAAATCACTTTTTTATCTGGGACTTAATGCACTTAAATACCAAGAGAAAGAGCAAGCTATCCATTTTTTTGAACTCTCCAATGAGCGTGCAACTCGAAGCGAAGAGAAAGACAAAGCCCTCTTTTGGCAATATTTAGTGACCAAAGATACCCACTTTTTAGAGCGTATCATACACGATAGTGACATTAATATGTACGCCCTCTACGCCTATGAAAAATTGGATCGTCCTGTACAAAACATTGTATCGCCCGTACTTGAAGGAACGCACCCGACATTTAATATCAGTGATCCTTTTGCATGGCCACGTGTTATGAACAGAGTCTATAAAATGAGTGCTGAAGAAGTTGAAGCACTCGCGCAAAGCTTTAAATATGCCAACACCTTACCTCATTACAGCTATTTGATGGAACGTGTCACGCACTATACTAAAAGCTATTACCCTATTCCCTACCCTGAAGAACTTAGCACTTACTCAATACATCGTCAAGCGTTGATGCTTGCCATTGCACGACAAGAGAGCCGTTTTATTCCCTCTGTTGTCTCGACTTCGTATGCGCTAGGAATGATGCAGTTTATGCCGTTTGTGGCACGGGATATTGCTAAAAAAGAGAAACTTGAAGAGTTTTCTATCTCCAATATGTTCGATCCACGCATTGCGTACCTTTTTGGAAATATTCACCTCAACTTCTTAGAAAAAAGCTTGTATCATCCTCTTTTTGTGGCTTATGCATACAATGGCGGTATGGGATTTACCAAAAAACATCTGCAAGGTGGAGCGTTTTCTCAAGGGGAGTATGAACCGTTTTGGAGCATGGAGACTATGAATAACGAAGAGAGTCGCGAGTACGGTAAAAAAGTGCTTGCAAATTATGTGGTCTATCGCCACCTTTTAGGTGACGACGTCTCTATTAGTAATCTTTTTGAAAATTTGTTGTCACCCTCTTTGACTGATCGTTTTCGAAACTAA
- a CDS encoding YggT family protein, whose protein sequence is MIVLATLIEAFATILHTLINIYIWVVIIAALITFVRPDPYNPIVQILFRLTNPVYAFIRKLVPTLIGGIDLAPLIVILALQFIDLFAVKLLFALANVL, encoded by the coding sequence ATGATCGTTTTAGCAACACTTATTGAAGCTTTTGCCACGATTTTGCATACTTTAATCAACATTTATATTTGGGTGGTGATTATTGCAGCACTCATTACCTTTGTGCGCCCTGATCCGTACAATCCGATTGTGCAGATCCTTTTTCGGCTTACCAATCCAGTCTATGCGTTTATTCGTAAATTGGTTCCAACGTTAATTGGTGGTATCGACCTTGCGCCTCTCATTGTGATTTTAGCACTTCAATTTATAGACCTGTTCGCAGTTAAACTTTTGTTCGCACTTGCCAATGTTTTATAA
- the gltX gene encoding glutamate--tRNA ligase, which translates to MVRFAPTPSVDLSLESLRIALFNYMYAIQTKDSMVVRIEDRDKKQNIEGKDQDILDMLSLFGISYTQLYYQSQNFKYHLQFASTLLDTKKAFICFCSEKELEAKREKAEAEGKAYCYDGACEHLSSEEVLNNPKPFVIRMKKPEAAISFTDTIQGKISLEPDAVDAFVIMQADKYPTYNFACACDDMLQGISYIIRSEDHLFDALRQEFVRKSLGYNQEIQYAHVPSILNDKGQKMSASDDISSVQWLLDQGFMPEAILNYLILLGNPTPYEIFTVQEALTWFDLKAISKSPACFDIEKLRLMNREHIKRIPDMELSKRIGYACDNIGKLAKLFTEEVSTTREIKQKIDAIFAKKSFYAAFEKESKLLQELILQAPYFEKFDEFQTYLIEKSGIEGEPFFKPLRFWLSGTEHCPELALLYPLIKTYLKEIVR; encoded by the coding sequence ATGGTTAGATTTGCACCCACACCTAGCGTAGATTTAAGTCTAGAATCCTTACGAATCGCACTGTTTAATTACATGTATGCTATTCAAACCAAGGATTCTATGGTAGTACGCATTGAAGATAGAGATAAAAAGCAGAATATCGAAGGTAAAGACCAAGATATTCTCGATATGCTGAGTCTTTTTGGTATTTCTTACACGCAACTGTACTACCAAAGTCAAAATTTTAAATACCACCTTCAATTTGCCTCCACCCTTTTAGACACCAAAAAAGCATTTATCTGTTTTTGTAGTGAAAAAGAACTTGAAGCAAAACGTGAGAAAGCCGAAGCAGAGGGCAAAGCATACTGTTACGATGGGGCGTGTGAGCACTTAAGCAGCGAAGAGGTTTTAAACAATCCAAAGCCGTTTGTTATTCGTATGAAAAAACCAGAAGCAGCTATTTCGTTTACCGATACGATTCAAGGAAAAATTAGCCTTGAACCTGATGCCGTTGATGCTTTTGTCATTATGCAAGCGGATAAATATCCAACCTATAACTTTGCCTGTGCGTGCGATGATATGCTTCAAGGTATCTCATACATCATCCGAAGCGAAGATCATCTCTTTGATGCACTACGACAAGAGTTCGTACGTAAAAGTTTAGGCTACAACCAAGAAATCCAATACGCACACGTGCCAAGCATCCTGAACGATAAGGGTCAAAAAATGAGCGCATCTGATGATATATCAAGCGTGCAATGGCTTTTAGATCAAGGTTTTATGCCAGAGGCAATTTTAAATTATCTGATTCTTTTGGGCAATCCTACTCCTTATGAGATTTTTACTGTCCAAGAAGCGCTAACGTGGTTTGACCTCAAAGCGATCTCCAAATCTCCTGCGTGTTTTGACATTGAAAAACTTCGTTTGATGAACCGTGAGCACATCAAACGTATCCCCGATATGGAGCTTTCTAAACGTATCGGTTACGCCTGTGACAACATTGGAAAGCTGGCGAAACTTTTCACCGAAGAGGTAAGTACCACGCGCGAAATCAAACAAAAAATAGATGCTATTTTTGCGAAAAAATCGTTTTATGCAGCGTTTGAAAAAGAGAGTAAACTTTTACAAGAGTTAATTTTACAAGCACCTTATTTTGAGAAATTTGATGAATTTCAAACATATCTCATCGAAAAAAGCGGCATCGAAGGAGAACCTTTCTTTAAACCGCTTCGTTTTTGGCTCAGCGGAACTGAGCATTGTCCTGAACTTGCCTTATTATATCCACTGATTAAAACCTATCTGAAGGAGATTGTTAGATGA